attgaacatcaagctactgagagatgagaataatgggattacacttgtgcaatctcattatgttgagaaggtgttgagcagatttggctatgctgattgcaaatcttctcacacaccttatgatcctagtatcttgcttcgaaagaatgaaaaggcaactggagatcaattgagatactctcaaattattggttcactcatgtatttagcttgcgctacgaggcctgatatctcaTTTGTTgtgtgcaaacttagccggtttgtggccaacccgggagatgatcattggcatgctcttgagagagtgatgcgctatctaaagggaaccatgagttgtggaattcattataccgggtatccaagaggacttgaagggtatagtgataCCAACTGGATTACTGATGCTAAgatgaaggccacaagtggatatgttttcactcttggtggtggcgctgtttcctggaagtttGGCAAGCATACCATCTTTACGAGGTCAActgtggaagcagaactcacaacattagatacagctattgtcgaagcggaatggcttcgtgagctcttgatggacttgcctatggttgaaaaaccaataccggctatcctcatgaactgtgataatcaaactgtgattattaaagtaaacagttctaaggataatatgaaaagttccaaacatatcaagaggagactGAAATCTGTCCGAAAACTGaagaactccggagtgatagcattggattatgtccaaagtgctaaaaatccggcagatcctttcacaaaaggactatcaaaaaacatgatagaccttgcatcgagggagatgggtttgagacccacctgagttgccgagggggtaacccaacctatgtaatcggaaattccgtgaagtaggacctgggaaaacaaaccggagtaactgagttgagagaaaaatttaatactcccactccgctgcagatgcaattctctcatagctactgtaaggcaggttgacaatgtcttaatgtgttctaagcggctcttgatgagcgaagacgTCGTCCTACAAggcgatcttttgaagaacacacctatacgaGCGACACTACTagtcatagtgtgggagatttgggtgaatctctagtaagctcatgaagggctgaggagtatgacttataagctccacccgaggggatggctatggtagcctagtactgtgccggcattgagcgaaacttgctgcacaaagactgacaattcaaggcatggtccattgttcagttgtagtcaagcgtagcaccttgcctaggtggaagttcaacttaacagtctccactgaagtgcaggtatattaaacagtgTGGAACTAATGTGTCgtctgatgtgcatatgagatctggtgggggattgttgaatgtagatgggctgcagcccaataaagaagcccatgtagtctacaattcctgaaatctcaaggcccatcacgttgtcagcttgggacagccttgggggacaaagtttagtcccacattgctagttgggagagagttggagtggtatataagggctgctgttctactccttccaagtgagtaagaatagaaggagcccccgcgcactcctcctcctctgcccgccccgcctcgcctcatcacgcacgcacgtcgcgtttcgtgactcgagttcgagttcgagacacactcaaggaagcctaaatttttgcttggtgcaccaactgagttgggtacgtgtcgacctgcatgtgcatgctcgcctcgtgtccctggcttcctacgcgtggcaacgcggtcggggcggctctcctcccaggctatacaaggagaccgatcagatctggaGAACAGTGCTTTTAAATCTCTCTCGCGAAGTTCCTTTTGttgtgctactctctagtcttccacaTCCCGgtgactgcgtgcacagccgtccgggagagcagaccTCTGAAACCCCGTCCGTTtatatcctgcaccgggagacgggcgataaggtttttggggagcgtctcggcgcgactgctcgctgctgttcgtgttcCTCTTCGTCGGTTCGGCTGCTTCATCGACGactccgactacaccatgggcgacatcaacaactcccatggtggtggtggtggtgttgctggtgcgaccttcccggtcgcgatgtatgtGTTTtttctctcctaccttgcactgctacttattccatgttcagatctgatgcatgtgcttagtctgatgtgtgtggttaagtatgcttatgcatcttgtgcttagtctgatatgtgtggttaagtatgcttatGCATATGTAAtcttgctttcggtaattaaactcacacggaaattgcctaatattcCAATATAGTCGACCTACCCTGTACAACCTGCTAGCTAGAGCGAGAATGAAAATCCGAAGCGAGTTACTATCGCCAATTGGAAGATGTACACCTCTGCAGCGAGTGTCTATCTTTGCGGACGACGTAGTTCTCTTCGCGAAGCCGCAAGCCCAGGACCTGGTGGTGATCAGAGATTTGCTGGCGGTCTTTGCAGGAGCATCGGGCCTACATATCAACTACGGAAAGTCCACTGCTTCCTTGATCCGAGGCCAAGAACAGGATGAGGTGTTGGTGGAGTCAACCCTCAGATGTGCGATCAAGAGCTTTCCCATCCGCTACCTTGGGCTACAGCTTGCCCTTCGTCCTCTTACTAGAGCTGAGTGGCAGCCAATGTTGGATGCGGCGACCAAGATAGTCCCTGCGTGGCAACGTGGCCTCATTGCCCGCGCCGGCCGTCTGGTGCTTGTCCAAGCTGTTATGTCTGCAAGGCCGGTTCATCACCTGTTAGTCACGGAAGCGCCACGATGGTTGATCGATGAGATGGAGAAAAGTTTGCGTGGCTTCTTCTGGGCTGCGGAGGAGAGGGCTCATGGCGGTCAGTGCTTAGTGGCCTGGCCCAAAGTCTGCCTGCCGCACGAGTTTGGAGGACTGGGCATCCAAAACATGCGCCTGCAAAGCCTGGCTCTGAGGGTCCGTTGGGAATGGCTGCAGCGAACGGATGCGGGCAAACCCTGGCATGGATTGCCCATGATCAAGGACAGAGAGGCTAGGCAGGTCTTCGACAGCCTGGTGAGCATCACGATTGGTAACGGCAAGCGAGCGATTTTTTGGCGCGACAGATGGATCCTGGGTAGGAGGGCGGCTGACATCGCGCCGAACCTCCACAAGCTCGTGCCAACTAGAGCACGCAACAATCGAACGGTGGAGCAAGGGCTTTTCAACCTTGGCTGGGTTCAGGACCTAGGGGATCAGGCGCCTCTGGCGGAAACGGAAGCACAAGAGTGTTTCGCTCTTTGGGTGGCCACGGCCGGGATAGAGCTCAACCCTGAACTTCCTGACGCCTTCTCTTGGCCCTGGTCGAACTCTGGAGTCTACACGGCGAAATCCACATACAGGATGCTAGTGGAGGGAGGTACCAGATTCCCGCTCGCGGAGGCTATCTGGAGGAGCAAAGCGGCGCCAAAGATCAAGATGTTCTTGTGGCTGGCAGCACAGCATCGCATTTGGACTTCCGATCGTCGCCTGAGGCATGGCCTCCAGATGAGCACGGCTAGCTGCTTTGTCTGCGATCAGGACGAAGACACTGCGGAGCACATTCTcatgcagtgcgtgcatgcaaggCAGGCGTGGTACATCTGCAGCCAGCTAGCCCCAATTGCGTTCACCGCACCGATGCAGGACTCGGAGTTGGAGGACTGGTGGCTGCTGGCCCGCCGGCGTTTCCACAACCAGGATCGGCGTCTCTTCGACACGATGGTGTGCATCATGTGCTGGGAGCTTTGGAAGAACAGGAATGGGTGGGCGTTTGGCAACCCCGCTAAGCAGCTTTCGCCGGATAGGATTGTAGCCAGAGTGTTGTCCGAGCTCAGCCTCACCCTTGGTGCCAATCGAGTCGGAGTCGGAGCCCTAGATCGTGTCGGGAGAAGTTAGCTAGCTACTCTGGGAGCTCCTCATTTTCtgttttctcttttgtttgcTTGAGTCCGGGTTTGCCCAGTTGTTTGCAACTTCGGCATCCTCTTGTAAATTGTTCTCTGCCTTCTATATCATTAAGGCACGCATTCTGCGTGCTCTCGAAAAAAAAATCCGAAGCGATGGACCGACTTCCCGCTTGAAACCAAATGAGCGCGCGTATTTACCTGGGATGGGAAGGGTATCCCGGGTGACGAGGGAAATCTGAGATATGGGTTTTTGCCCCCTTTCAACCAAACAAGCCCTAATGCAAAAAAAATTGTGGTGTACCTGGAAATCCAGATCGAGAAACAGGGTGTGGGGGGGGTCAGCATCCCAGGGAACGAGGGTCAACATCCCACGTAACGAGGAACAAGGCGTGTACATCTCTGGTATGCTAATTTGGAACATGGTCGCGATCCAGTTAATTCTGGGTCGATGACCCCAGTAAGCTCAGGACGATCCATGCACAGAAACGAAAAAAACCAAAGAGCAATACAATAACTTAGGAATTTAGACTTAAACACGTAAGTTCACAACTTTAGGCTAAAAGCGTATCAAGTTCAGTACTAAGTTCACACAGTGCGCTGAAAAAATCGCAACTAACTAATATATATTGGAAATGCTAAGCAAGTTGAGAACTTCATATGGTTCAAAAAGCAATTGGTACTCCAGTTATCCAATCTCTTAGAGCTAGTGATCTTGCGGCTTTGAGCGTATGTTCCCGTAGATGTACACGAGCTTATCCACTGCCTTTGAGTTCAGCTTGTTCCTCTTTACACTATTTATAAAAGAGTACATACTCCTGTTTCTCTCAACGGGATTTGAAACTCCTTTATTCGCTTGGATCTGTTCATATTCAGAACCACCAATATCTTGGGCCAGTTTAAGTCTGAACGCCATCTTCTAATCTGATCTGTGTGAAGTGCAAACAGCAAAAAGTGAACTGCTATCACCAGAAAAAGATTTAATCTAGCCAAGTGCTAATTATAGAGCAAACAAGGAAGAATTGATACTTTGGTTCGATCTAGTACCTGATGATCTTTCTTGGAGAAAGTCCTTGGATCCAGATTTTCTAGAATGAAGAGGCGAAGAGACACAGCAATGAAGATTCACCGACTAGAGAGAACCAAGGAACCTGGAATCCAGATTCCAGAATTCAATATTCTAGAATTGTGTCCCAGCTGCTTAGAAAGTGAGAATGAAGAGAGGAAGAAGCACATGAGTGCAGGACAAAGAGACGCAGCATGAAGGGTATAAATACACCCAGACTGACTGATGCTTTGGAATGTTATCTAGGGAGCCACATATGGTAGGAgggccccagccctggccgcaccaTCTCCTGGTCCAGCCCAAAGTGGCTAGGATTTCCTTATTACACCAGACCAGATTTGGTATACGTAGAGTCTTGTTTAGATTCAGGTTCGGTTTAGGTACTGAGTCCTGCTCAGATTCAGTTTCAGAGTCCAAAGTATAGAGTCGGCTTGTCAGCCAAGCTATTCCTCCTATATATTGGGCTTCTCCCACAATCAATAAAGTATAAGAATTCAGAGTATTACTTTCTTTTAGGCCTAGGGTAATTAGAGTTTGTTCCAGGAATCACCATTTTTCATTTATTTCGACTCTTGCAATTTGCCGTCAAGAGCAAACGAACGGGATCATGACCCGGCGCCGAACCAGGAGGATCCGCTCGCGTTCCCGACCTCGTTTCTGGGTCGATCAATCCCAGATCGTGGAACGTGCCCTCAACCCTGTTTCCAGCAACTATGGTCATGTCTAGAGGCTTTAGTACCGTGAACCTGGATgtgttttttaaaaaaaatattctGCATCCAACAGCAGCCAAACTGGATAATTTTTGTTTGCACGTGGTAAATATAGCAATTTGTCTGGAGGTAAATGACCTCGCAGATAGTAGCAAAGAGCCAAGGCCGGACAGCTCTATTGTCGGCAGGAACAGTTCATCTCCTCCAAGCCAGGCACGTCCACAGTGCGCTTCCAGCAAGAATTGGTGGGCAGTAGGCAGTGAGGGTGTTAGTGGCTGCATTGGTgagagtgccatgtcatccaGGGGATGGCAGGCACCTCGACGGTGCGTAACGTGGCAGCAAAGGGAGAGCAGAGTCAGGAGGTCAGAGGGAGCAAACAAAGGGGAGTTTTTGTAAATGTTAGCAAGATTCTTTAGGTGAGTTAAATGCTAACCATTGGAGCAATGGATTGTCAGATTGTGGTGGTTTAACAGCTGAGATGGCTTGGATCTCCCCCTCTATTGCTTTTTATATTAGTGGTAGAAACAAATATTATATTGTTGTAAATTCATACCTGATACAGTTCAGAATATAGTTTATCTTTGGTGAATCAGTTTATTCGTCTAGTAAAACAGAAGCAGCTAAGAGTTACACGGATTCCATATATTAAGCTGTAGAAGCAAATGGGGTGACAGAACATATCTCAAAGGAATTGAGCATAAGTTACATATTAGTGTTGCTTTCACCTGCTGCAGTCAAAGGACTTAAGGAACATGGTTGAAACTACTGATTTTTTTACCGCGAAACTACTGAATATTAATGGCAAGGAACTGACAGTTCCAAACCTCTAGGAAATGCCCTTTGTTTATTTGCTCCCCTTTCAATAAGTTACCTTAGAAGACGCACACAATGTCGTCTCTGATGAAGTTGTAGAATTTGGACTTATGTTTGACCATCTGGAGTCTTTTTTTGTGCACCACCTCCACACCTGATATCACAGCACCCATCTCAGCCGGATAACCAGTCTCTTCATCAATACCAAACTCGAAGACTTTGGTGATACAAAACCTCCCAGCTCCCAAGTACACAAAGCTGCAATCTAGCATCACCCAGTCATTAGGCAGATCAAGGTCTTGCCAACTGTGTTGCAAAGACGGAGCTCTATCCGAGCTAACAGAGGAGAGGTCCATTGCACAGAAGTGGTTGGGTGCATCACTGGTTATGCCAAACCAGAGGTTGCCGAGCTCTGGTATCTGCTCAGCACGGCTGAAGAAGGGAAGTGTCCAACTGCCAGCCTTAAACCACTTGCAGCTGACCGCGTTGAAGCAGTAGGTGCCAACGCCATTTTGTTTTGGAGATGAGACGACAATTACTGGGTCACCATCAACTTCAAGGAGTGTATGGCACTTCACAATGGAAAAATCAACATGCGCCGGCAGCATAGGGAGCTGGTGCCACTGCCAACCTTTAAGCTTCCCACTGCTGGAAGGGTCGATGTACTTGAGTGCCTCAAAGTTGCATGGATTGCGGCTCGTGGGGAACCTGCCCATAACGTAGAAGGCGTCACCACGCTGGCGAGCAGGCATGTCCGGATTAGCGATGGAGATGCCGATGGGGCTGGATCCTTTGGGACTGCTGAGGCAGGGAATTGGCTGGAGGGAGCCGGCATCAATGTCATATAGGACAGTGTGGCCCGCAGCGTCCATGCAGAGGATCTTGCTATCACCACCTGTGCCCCCCTCACAGAAGGGCAAGAAATCGAGCCTTTTGTCGTCTAAGATAGATCTCTCGAATCTGAGCCTGGGCGAGGGCATCCGCGACATCGTCTCCATCCATGGTGGCACTACGGTTGATGATGGCAACACCACAGTCGAGTGGGATGGCGCCGATATTTTTGCTGCTAGTGCTTCCTCCGTGGATCGGTAGAAGAGTTGCTCATCTGGCTTGATGCGAGTCGCCGTATACAAGCCGCCTCTGCCATACCTCTGCATCACCACATTCAAGAACTGCCGCGCCTGCATTTCTCCACCCCTAGAAAGAAGAGATACCCCTGGTAATATTAGATTGGTATTAGATTTGTTCTTCCCTCTGATGTTATTGAAGATAATTAGATGATGAATACGCCGTAGAGATCAGGTAATTCGACAAAAACAAACAAGATACGGAAACAAAATACGAACGTTGAACGGGGAACAGGGAAGATAAATAAGGAGTAATACCTGCGGCAGAAAGATCGAAGTGTCTTCCCCTTAGACTCAATTCCGACGAATGGAAGCTGGCCGTCGGAGCGTCggctgcggctgcggcggcgACAGCAATGTTTAGGATGGGATGCGGGATCTAGGTCAGGCCATCCATTTCTTTTCATCTTATACGGATCGACAGATAAACAAATTatgggccggccggccggccggccataTTACAAAGGACCAAGCAAGCCCAACCAGTTTTGTCACGACTCTCTTCGGATTTTGAGGTCGACGTGTCTTTTGAAGTTATGAGACGGAATTTTGAAGTACACGTGTTTTTTTCTAAGGAGTAAATTCCAGTTTTTACCCCGACTTTGAAATTTTTGACACTAATTACCCTTTTAGAAATTTGTCATCCTAATTACCTCATTTAGCATAAAATTGTGTCAATTTTTACCCCTTATAAAATTTTGTGAGCCTTTTTATCGATGGATCTCCAGTGCCAGGTACAGTCACGTGCCAATTTATTTAATTCTGTAACTAATATACGAAAAAACAAATTAAACAATTGACCACGCTGTCATGTTCAAGTGTTTAAGAATAATTTACCACAGTTAAGTGTTCTTCTTCCCATTGAGTATGCAAGTACTTCTCCCATAGACACGCTGATTTATTCtagcatgaaggacatgtcgagcctTCCCTCAAAGAAAGAACATATTGTGTCTTACTTAAGCAGATTAAAACATATGCTACCTTAAACTAAACACCTCTCCTGATACGTTAATCTATTAAGCAAAATTCACTAACTTGGTTCTTACTCAGACCGCATGTAGCATACCCGTGCAGAGTTGCTTAATACCCTCATAGACACATAGACAAATGTGCGACGGTCCGATCACTGGATCACGCAAATGCATGTGCATGGGTTCCATATGTAGCGTAGCAGCTTGGCGGACACGACCTACATTATCTATCATCGTGTGAAGATTATGCATCGTGCACTTGTATTCTTGCGGGTGGGATAGGAGTGGAGTCTCTTTGCAGTCAGTAGTTCGATGGCATAGAGGTACGATAAttaaaaggtgtaaaagttggcaACGCTTTTGTTAAATAGGGTAATTAGAATGAAAATTAGCTAAATAGGGTAATTAGTGTCAAAAATATCAAAGTAAGGGGTAAAAACATGAATTTACTCTTTTCTAAGAAATACCTTCATCTCAAAACTTAAGGCTTACTAGTTGAATCCCGTGTGTTTTACAGGTCCTAAAAAATTATTATCATTATTGCACATGTAAAAAAATAAGGCTAAAAAAATCCCGTGATGTAGGGTATATTCGAATGAAGACACCTTTTTAGTCAATCTCCCTCTCCATAGGAGTCTTCCTTTGACGAGCTTTGAAAATTTGTAGCTTCGATGAATCATTAGGAATTAGAATATATGTCAACTGTTCTAGGAACCCTGGCCTAAGAAAACCCTAGTCTATGATGTCAAGCATGTTTGTTACTCCAAAGATAAAGAAACATTTTCCTTGGAATGTCAAAACATTTCACAAACATTTGCTTCACTTTCACAAGACCACATGGTAAGCAGCTCAGGACACACTGATGAGTTTGGCCTAGCAGTATAGGCTTGCCAGCCAAGTTTGATCCCGATAAGGGGGGCGTGGAACATAACTTTTTTCCATGTCGAACTTCAAGTGCAACTCCTTGTGGAGGAAGTTCATCCAAAAAAATTGATGCAAACTTGGTTTAGAGCGAGGAACAATGAAAGCGTGGGATGACATCGGCAGCGTCCTCCATCTCAGAACATGTCTTTTCTGCCGCCCTAATCATTCTGCTCACACGTTTGCCTCCATATCTTTTGGCAAGATAACCTACATGTCTTTTCATGTTACATAGTAGTATAGTACCCATGCAAATAAGAAAATCACCTATGATTCTTATGTTAAACCATGATATATAATAGAATAGAAGTATATTATATAATGAGAGGCATGAATTAACTCTTGATGAAGCTTCATACCCTCCACGAAGGCCAAAGTCAACAACAATCATTATGTTAGTAAAATAGTCCAATACTCTATGAAGGCAGTATTTTATTAGTAAAAAAGATAATTCATCCATCATCAAGAGAAAATCCATGTGCAGGCGGTTCGTCCAAACATTTGATGTGGACTTGGTCCAGAGGGGAACGTGGTGGAAGTGGGGGACAACATCGGCATCGTCCTCCATCTCCGCACATGTCTTCTCCGCCTTCATATACTTCTTGGGTGGCCTCCTCATTTGCTCAGATAGTTGCTCTCTTCTCTTTTGACAAGCTAACCTACATGTCTttctgttgtggatatacttcataggtgtaccatcgacaCTGCCTAGATCCGACAAGCCTGGGTGGCTCACGGATGGGGGGTGGTGGCATACGGCCCACCGGACGACCCCATTGTTGTTGttcaagatggaagatgtccatctcaggaacaaggagccggatccagcTCGACCTGCGCTAGAAGTCGGATCCAGCAAGGCCCATGAAGGTAGCTAGATCCAGTACGACAATTtataggcggatccttgacgtgcacggcaatgtaatattccgtagttaggcatcttgtattcgggGTAGGATTCCccgtagaaaccctagatcctggTGCCTTTATAAGACGGATCCCAGGAGCCCTAGagccacaaccacaactcattgtaacaacgcgaaagcacccatataattccagacaagcagcagtaggccctactgatgtctacgcacactccttttcctgtagacagtgttgggcctccaagagcagaggtttgtagaacagcagcaagttttcccttaagtggatcacccaaggtttatcgaactcaggaaggaagaggtcaaagatatccctctcaagcaaccctgcgatcacaatgcaagaagtctcttgtgtccccaacacacctaatacacttgtcagatgtataggcgcactagttcggcgaagagatagtgaaatacaagtggtatggatgaatatgagtggtaatagcaatctgaataaaatatgacagcgagtaaacatgcaacaaaacagtaaacaaacggagattcgatgcttggaagcaaggcctagggatcctgctttcactagtggacactctcaacaatgatcacataatagaaccactctacactctcttgttggatgatgaacaccactaattgtgtaggcctACAAGAGcaactcaatgccggagttaacaagctccacaacattcgatattcatatttaaataaccttagagtgcatgataggtcaacacaattataccgagtactaacatagcatgcacaccgtcaccttcatactatgaaaggaggaatagatcacatcgataccatcatagtaatagttaacttcataatctacaagagatcacaatcataaactacgccaagtactacatgatgcacacactgtcaccattacatcatggaggaggaatagagtactttaataacatcactagagtagcacatagatgatattcaactagatcacaaagagagagagatgaaccacatagctacagcggagccctcagccccgggggtgaattactccctcctcatcatggagacagtgatggcggtgaagatggcggtggagacggcggtggagatgactctgggggcaattccccgtcccggcagggtgccggaatagagacttctgtcccccgaattggagtttcgcgatggcggcggctctggaaggttttctcgggtttcgtcaatcggtttcgaagttttaggtcagggaggcctaaataggcgaagaggcggagtcggaggggccacgggggacccacacactaggggggcgccccccttggccgcgccgccctgtggggtggggcccccctggctcccctctggcccctcttcggtgctatggaagcttccgggaaaaataagatattgggcgttgatttcgtccgattccgagaatatttcctttgtaggatttctaaaaccaaaaacagcagaaaacagcaactagcccttcggcatctcgtcaataggttagttccggaaaacgcataaaaacgatataaagtgtgaacaaaacatgtaggtattgtcataaaacaagcatggaacat
This region of Lolium perenne isolate Kyuss_39 chromosome 2, Kyuss_2.0, whole genome shotgun sequence genomic DNA includes:
- the LOC127333942 gene encoding uncharacterized protein → MKRNGWPDLDPASHPKHCCRRRSRSRRSDGQLPFVGIESKGKTLRSFCRRGGEMQARQFLNVVMQRYGRGGLYTATRIKPDEQLFYRSTEEALAAKISAPSHSTVVLPSSTVVPPWMETMSRMPSPRLRFERSILDDKRLDFLPFCEGGTGGDSKILCMDAAGHTVLYDIDAGSLQPIPCLSSPKGSSPIGISIANPDMPARQRGDAFYVMGRFPTSRNPCNFEALKYIDPSSSGKLKGWQWHQLPMLPAHVDFSIVKCHTLLEVDGDPVIVVSSPKQNGVGTYCFNAVSCKWFKAGSWTLPFFSRAEQIPELGNLWFGITSDAPNHFCAMDLSSVSSDRAPSLQHSWQDLDLPNDWVMLDCSFVYLGAGRFCITKVFEFGIDEETGYPAEMGAVISGVEVVHKKRLQMVKHKSKFYNFIRDDIVCVF